The Halanaerobiales bacterium genome segment TTATTATATTTTTTTCTACCGCAGGGGGACTATTCTTTGCAATTCGTGAGAGTAGTTCAGAAAGGATAATTGTTTTATCTATTGTATTGATATTATCTATTATAGCAATGATTATTTTTTTAATAACTTCTAATAGACATTCAACTAAATAGTCTTTAAATATTTCTATTTACAAATAGTTGATAGAGGTGGTTTTATGAATATTATAATTAATCGTGGAGAATCGAAACTTATAAAGTTTTTTTTAATAGCGTTTGCTTTTACCTGGTTATTTTGGATTCCAGATGCTCTTGGTAAAAGGGGGATTTTACCAAATATAATATGGACTAATCTTGGCTTTTTGGGAGCATTTGGGCCTATGATTGCTTCTTTATTTTTGGTATATAAGGAAAAAGGAATAGGAGGAATGAAAAATATTTTTAAGAAAGGCATGCATTATGACTTTGAGAATAAATGGTGGTTTATTATTTTTTTTCTATTTCCTATAATAATATTTATTGCATATGTTGCAAGTATTTTAGTGGATTCCACTATTCCAACCTCAGAAGCAAAAGGGTTATACTGGTTTTTGCCCTTTATTTTCTTTTTTGTTTTATTTACTGGAGGACCTTTGACTGAAGAATTAGGTTGGCGTGGATATGCTTTGCCACGTCTGCAAGCTAAATATTCTCCTTTTGTTTCGACTTTAATTTTAGGGTTTATCTGGAGCATCTGGCATTTCCCCCAATTT includes the following:
- a CDS encoding CPBP family intramembrane glutamic endopeptidase; this encodes MNIIINRGESKLIKFFLIAFAFTWLFWIPDALGKRGILPNIIWTNLGFLGAFGPMIASLFLVYKEKGIGGMKNIFKKGMHYDFENKWWFIIFFLFPIIIFIAYVASILVDSTIPTSEAKGLYWFLPFIFFFVLFTGGPLTEELGWRGYALPRLQAKYSPFVSTLILGFIWSIWHFPQFIVPPEKTGMFYITPIWSFIFTVIAANFVYTWIFNHTNGSILAVIILHTQMNLFLWIFPVLYTSTGYLWILGLFIVTGILILVFDRKYFFSKSNLMKL